The nucleotide window ATTTTTTTTGAGGATTTAGTTATGATCGACTTCAAGAAAGTTACAGGAATAATAGCAGGATTAGGGTTAATATTGGGGACAACAACAACTACAGTAGCCATGACACCTAATACCCCCTCTACCTCTTCAACTTTTCGTCAAATAGAACAACCTTTATCCTTAAAACTTGTGGTAACTTTGGGAGGATTAGGGTTAATTGGGTTAGAATTATGGTGGTTTTTATTTTATCAATCTCAATCTCAAAAAGCAGAGGCAAAAGAAGGGGTACAAGAACTTACTATAACCGTTGATTCTGGTTATGTTCCCAATCATGTTATCGTACAAGCCGGACAACCTGTCAAGCTTAATTTTTTCCGGAAAGATCCGAGTTCTTGTTTAAATCAAGTGTTAATTCCTGATTTTAAAATTAGCAAGAATCTAGAACTTAATCAGATGACTTCAGTTGAATTTACCCCAGAAAAAACAGGTCAATATTCCTTTACTTGTGGGATGAATATGTTTAAAGGAACGATTGAAGTTGAAACAGCTAAATAAGGAAGTTTCCAAGAGGG belongs to Gloeothece citriformis PCC 7424 and includes:
- a CDS encoding cupredoxin domain-containing protein; translated protein: MIDFKKVTGIIAGLGLILGTTTTTVAMTPNTPSTSSTFRQIEQPLSLKLVVTLGGLGLIGLELWWFLFYQSQSQKAEAKEGVQELTITVDSGYVPNHVIVQAGQPVKLNFFRKDPSSCLNQVLIPDFKISKNLELNQMTSVEFTPEKTGQYSFTCGMNMFKGTIEVETAK